In the Candidatus Neomarinimicrobiota bacterium genome, one interval contains:
- a CDS encoding type II toxin-antitoxin system HicB family antitoxin, whose translation MLQFILTGYIENALSQAEYDKLEDGTFSGRIPSCKGVIAFGKTLRECEDELRSTLEDWVLVGLKLGHPIPDTQFLSYV comes from the coding sequence ATGTTGCAATTTATTCTTACGGGTTACATCGAAAATGCTTTATCTCAAGCAGAATATGACAAGCTTGAAGATGGAACATTTTCTGGGCGTATTCCATCCTGCAAAGGAGTCATCGCTTTTGGTAAGACATTACGAGAGTGTGAAGATGAATTGCGCTCTACGCTTGAAGATTGGGTATTGGTCGGCTTAAAATTAGGGCATCCCATTCCAGATACTCAGTTCCTCAGTTACGTATGA